A stretch of Anaeromyxobacter dehalogenans 2CP-1 DNA encodes these proteins:
- a CDS encoding YgjV family protein: MHLFSPAQVAGYVALVLGVTGFLQRDDRRLKQLVTAECVAYVFHFALLGRPPAATSAGVSGVRTLLSIRYRSAWLAAAAIAVNLALAVGVGTRGTGWIPVAGSCLGAVAVFTMQGIPMRLVLLTSTFAWLANNVLAGSVGGTVLEALIAAASITTIVRLARADAGEALTRPGPARPAGW; this comes from the coding sequence ATGCATCTCTTCTCCCCGGCCCAGGTGGCCGGGTACGTGGCCCTGGTCCTCGGGGTCACCGGCTTCCTCCAGCGCGACGACCGGCGCCTCAAGCAGCTCGTGACGGCGGAGTGCGTCGCCTACGTCTTCCACTTCGCGCTGCTGGGCCGGCCGCCGGCGGCGACGAGCGCGGGCGTGTCGGGCGTCCGCACGCTGCTCTCCATCCGCTACCGCTCCGCCTGGCTCGCCGCGGCGGCCATCGCGGTGAACCTGGCCCTCGCGGTCGGGGTCGGGACCCGCGGGACGGGGTGGATCCCGGTGGCGGGCTCGTGCCTGGGCGCAGTCGCCGTCTTCACGATGCAGGGCATCCCGATGCGGCTCGTGCTCCTCACCAGCACCTTCGCCTGGCTCGCGAACAACGTGCTCGCCGGCTCGGTCGGCGGCACGGTGCTCGAGGCGCTCATCGCCGCCGCGAGCATCACCACCATCGTGCGGCTGGCGCGCGCGGACGCGGGCGAGGCGCTCACGCGCCCTGGCCCCGCTCGCCCCGCGGGATGGTGA
- a CDS encoding RNA polymerase sigma factor, protein MTASHDDDIGRIVRETAPRLYRLAARLTGDLAEAEDVLQESYVRACAGLGGRAFQGRSSVETWLHRIVVNASLDALRARRRRSVRETHAAPADEVLDPGASLEARAALRELSEWLDELPAEQRVALVLKELEGHSTAEVATLLGCSEGAVEQRLVRARAFLRERRKHA, encoded by the coding sequence GTGACGGCGAGCCACGACGACGACATCGGGCGGATCGTCCGGGAGACCGCCCCGCGGCTATACCGCCTCGCGGCGCGCCTCACCGGCGACCTCGCGGAGGCCGAGGACGTGCTGCAGGAGAGCTACGTGCGAGCGTGCGCCGGGCTGGGCGGACGCGCGTTCCAGGGTCGCTCGTCGGTCGAGACCTGGCTGCACCGCATCGTGGTGAACGCCTCGCTCGACGCGCTCCGCGCCCGCCGCCGCCGGAGCGTCCGCGAGACGCACGCCGCGCCGGCCGACGAGGTGCTCGACCCGGGCGCCTCGCTCGAGGCCCGCGCCGCGCTGCGCGAGCTGTCGGAGTGGCTGGACGAGCTGCCTGCGGAGCAGCGGGTGGCGCTGGTGCTGAAGGAGCTCGAGGGGCACAGCACCGCCGAGGTGGCGACGCTGCTGGGCTGCTCGGAGGGCGCGGTGGAGCAGCGGCTGGTGCGCGCGCGAGCGTTTCTGCGCGAGAGGAGGAAGCATGCGTGA
- a CDS encoding DUF429 domain-containing protein translates to MVRRVLGIDVASAAWRDNGSAIIEFDDASGAFTAVRAPAIAWPTTSLTPASLAAAIDTVARTAGVTAVALDGPQGWRDPATDPALRGVGRRCELACRTQGKTGAYPKTYPGNQRRWIEFSIEVFDALLSRPGVVLANERGGCRPPVDGYAVIECFPTSAWRASGLKPLPGKGSRPALEPHARALWDAFALPEPRSRLSSHDDLQAVVAALCAVPVCGGPAIAVPEGVPAFVDRSGRRLEGLIWNVRPGASSAS, encoded by the coding sequence ATGGTGAGGCGAGTCCTCGGAATCGACGTCGCGAGCGCAGCGTGGCGCGACAATGGGAGCGCGATCATCGAGTTCGATGATGCGTCCGGCGCGTTCACGGCCGTCCGGGCGCCCGCCATCGCCTGGCCCACGACGTCGCTCACGCCGGCGTCGCTGGCCGCGGCCATCGACACGGTCGCGCGCACAGCGGGGGTCACCGCCGTCGCGCTCGACGGGCCACAGGGCTGGCGGGATCCGGCGACCGACCCTGCGCTGCGCGGCGTCGGTCGAAGGTGCGAGCTCGCCTGCCGCACGCAGGGGAAGACCGGCGCGTATCCGAAGACGTACCCCGGCAACCAGCGCCGCTGGATCGAGTTCAGCATCGAGGTGTTCGACGCGCTCCTGTCCAGGCCCGGCGTCGTGCTCGCGAACGAGCGAGGCGGGTGCCGGCCCCCGGTCGACGGGTATGCGGTAATCGAGTGCTTCCCGACCTCCGCCTGGCGGGCGAGCGGGCTGAAGCCGCTCCCGGGCAAGGGGTCGCGCCCCGCGCTGGAGCCGCACGCTCGTGCGCTCTGGGACGCCTTCGCCCTGCCGGAGCCTCGGTCACGGCTCTCGAGCCATGACGATCTGCAGGCCGTCGTCGCAGCGCTCTGTGCCGTGCCGGTCTGCGGTGGCCCGGCCATCGCCGTTCCCGAGGGCGTTCCAGCCTTCGTGGACCGCAGCGGCCGGCGGCTCGAGGGGCTCATCTGGAACGTTCGTCCCGGAGCTTCCTCGGCGTCCTAG
- a CDS encoding TMEM175 family protein, with protein sequence MNKSRLEAFSDGVLAIIITIMVLELKAPPGDTLEALAAMRSTFLGYVLSFVYVGIYWNNHHHLMHTVHHVTGGIMWANLHLLFWLSLVPAVTAWADHYPSSPLPTALYGVVLLASALAWLVLQRAIIRAGGSLRRMIGADLKGKLSPLLYLTAIALSFVRTWAADAVYALVAALWFIPDRRIERRSGEGD encoded by the coding sequence ATGAACAAGAGCCGTCTCGAGGCGTTCAGCGATGGCGTCCTCGCGATCATCATCACCATCATGGTGCTCGAGCTGAAGGCACCGCCCGGCGACACGCTCGAGGCGCTCGCGGCCATGCGCTCGACGTTCCTCGGCTACGTGCTGAGCTTCGTGTACGTCGGCATCTACTGGAACAACCACCACCACCTGATGCACACCGTCCACCACGTCACCGGCGGCATCATGTGGGCCAACCTCCACCTGCTGTTCTGGCTGTCACTCGTCCCCGCGGTCACGGCGTGGGCCGATCACTACCCCTCGTCGCCCTTGCCGACCGCGCTCTACGGCGTCGTCCTGCTCGCGTCGGCGCTCGCGTGGCTCGTCCTCCAGCGCGCCATCATCCGCGCCGGCGGCTCCCTCCGGCGGATGATCGGGGCCGACCTGAAGGGCAAGCTGTCGCCGCTCCTCTACCTGACCGCGATCGCGCTCTCGTTCGTCCGAACCTGGGCCGCCGACGCCGTCTACGCGCTCGTCGCCGCGCTCTGGTTCATCCCCGACCGCAGGATCGAGCGGAGATCGGGGGAGGGGGATTAG
- a CDS encoding AAA family ATPase encodes MLTDIHIEGFRSVRAVRLRLAPVTVVLGANGTGKTNLYQALRLLKAAASGTLARTVADSGGMPSVLWAGARKKGAIRLRVGATIDEFTYELALGLPTPSEAVFPTDPLVKEERIRFDGALLLDRSKRSAKLRDADGRPVTHAFELWASESALARLSEPQRYPSLFAVREALLAWRFYHQFRTDEGSPIRQSQVAVSTPVLAHDGRDLAASLRTIQEIGDERALAAAVDRLMPGARLDVADGTLVRVETPGLRRPLDARELSDGTLRYLCLAAALLSPRPPPLLALNEPETSLHESVLPALADLMSAMPRKTQLWITTHARSLADALASRGAKVVELHKVDGETRVVGAPQMEPEAGDEPEP; translated from the coding sequence ATGCTGACCGACATCCACATCGAAGGGTTCCGGTCCGTGCGCGCGGTGAGACTTCGCCTCGCGCCCGTTACCGTCGTGCTCGGCGCGAACGGAACGGGGAAGACGAATCTCTACCAGGCGCTCCGTCTGCTCAAGGCCGCGGCGTCAGGCACGCTCGCACGGACGGTTGCGGACTCCGGCGGGATGCCGTCCGTCCTCTGGGCCGGTGCAAGGAAGAAGGGAGCCATCCGCCTGCGGGTGGGCGCGACGATCGACGAGTTCACGTACGAGCTGGCCCTCGGCCTCCCGACGCCGTCGGAGGCGGTGTTCCCTACCGATCCTCTCGTGAAGGAAGAGCGGATACGCTTCGACGGCGCGCTCTTGCTCGATCGGTCGAAGCGGTCGGCAAAGCTGCGGGACGCCGACGGTCGTCCCGTGACGCATGCCTTCGAGCTCTGGGCATCGGAATCAGCGCTCGCGCGGCTGTCCGAGCCGCAGCGATATCCGTCGCTCTTCGCGGTCAGGGAAGCTCTGCTGGCGTGGCGGTTCTATCATCAGTTCCGCACCGACGAAGGCTCGCCCATCCGGCAGTCGCAGGTGGCGGTGAGCACACCCGTCCTGGCGCATGACGGGCGTGATCTGGCCGCTTCACTTCGAACGATCCAGGAGATCGGCGACGAACGGGCGCTCGCGGCCGCCGTGGACCGCTTGATGCCGGGCGCCCGCCTCGATGTCGCGGACGGCACCCTCGTTCGCGTCGAGACCCCAGGCCTGCGGCGGCCGCTGGACGCCCGCGAGCTGTCCGACGGCACCCTCCGCTACCTCTGCCTGGCGGCCGCCCTGCTGTCGCCACGGCCACCACCGCTCCTGGCCCTGAACGAGCCCGAGACGAGCCTTCACGAGAGCGTCCTCCCCGCGCTCGCAGACCTGATGTCTGCCATGCCTCGCAAGACGCAGCTCTGGATCACGACGCACGCCAGGTCGCTCGCGGACGCGCTCGCGTCCCGCGGCGCGAAGGTCGTCGAGCTGCACAAGGTGGACGGAGAAACGCGAGTCGTCGGCGCCCCGCAGATGGAGCCGGAAGCGGGCGACGAACCGGAACCGTGA
- a CDS encoding Fic family protein produces MARYETRSWPADPSAPGGRAERRAFRYRVFFPDPIAKLQPALPSGVAAAVSVSERAVDALNRDPPRLASLEVLARRLLRAESVASSRIEGLVLSQRRLARAEAEAPDARDETARSVLGNVAAMEHAVALGAAAKPLRLHDLLEIHRHLMLATNTPEIAGRIRDRQNWIGGNAFNPGRADFVPPAPERVKALMEDLVAFMNRTDLPPVVQAAIAHAQFETIHPFADGNGRVGRALIHVMLRRRGLAPRYVPPVSLVLAADAKAYIGGLTAFREDRPADWILSFAEAIERASAKASDLALRLAELQERWRERAGRPRRHSSAEALIVELPAHPIVTVATAQKFLDRSKQAVNEAIATLAEKGILHAITLAKRNRAWEARDLFDLINDFEHDLAIPTDDDEPSRPSPRRKTTSKT; encoded by the coding sequence ATGGCCCGCTACGAGACCCGCTCCTGGCCCGCCGACCCGTCCGCCCCCGGCGGACGCGCGGAGCGGCGTGCGTTCCGCTACCGCGTGTTCTTTCCGGACCCCATCGCCAAGCTCCAGCCCGCCCTGCCGTCCGGCGTCGCGGCAGCCGTGTCGGTCTCCGAGCGCGCCGTCGATGCGCTGAACCGCGACCCGCCGCGCCTGGCCAGCCTGGAGGTGCTCGCCCGCCGGCTCCTCCGGGCCGAGTCCGTCGCGTCCTCCCGGATCGAAGGTCTGGTCCTGTCGCAGCGGCGCCTCGCGCGCGCCGAGGCCGAGGCACCCGACGCCCGCGACGAGACCGCCCGATCCGTCCTCGGAAACGTCGCCGCCATGGAGCACGCGGTCGCGCTCGGCGCCGCGGCGAAACCCCTTCGGCTGCATGATCTGCTCGAGATCCACCGCCACTTGATGCTGGCGACCAATACACCCGAGATCGCCGGCAGGATCCGCGACCGCCAGAACTGGATCGGCGGCAACGCGTTCAATCCCGGACGCGCCGATTTCGTCCCGCCAGCGCCCGAGCGGGTGAAGGCGCTGATGGAGGACCTGGTCGCGTTCATGAACCGCACGGACCTCCCGCCCGTGGTCCAGGCAGCCATCGCCCACGCGCAGTTCGAGACCATCCACCCGTTCGCCGACGGCAACGGCCGCGTCGGCCGCGCGCTCATCCACGTCATGCTGCGCCGGCGCGGCCTCGCGCCGCGCTACGTTCCGCCCGTCAGCCTCGTCCTCGCTGCCGACGCGAAGGCGTACATCGGCGGGCTGACCGCGTTCCGCGAGGACCGGCCCGCCGACTGGATCCTCTCGTTCGCCGAGGCCATCGAGCGGGCCTCCGCGAAGGCCAGCGACCTCGCGCTACGCCTTGCAGAGCTTCAGGAACGCTGGCGAGAGCGTGCCGGTCGCCCGCGCCGCCATTCCAGCGCCGAGGCGCTCATCGTCGAGCTCCCCGCCCACCCCATCGTCACCGTCGCGACCGCCCAGAAGTTCCTCGACCGCTCCAAGCAGGCCGTGAACGAGGCCATCGCCACGCTCGCCGAGAAGGGCATCCTCCACGCGATCACCCTCGCGAAGCGGAACCGAGCCTGGGAAGCCCGCGACCTTTTCGACCTCATCAACGACTTCGAACACGACCTCGCGATCCCGACCGACGACGACGAGCCCTCCCGGCCGTCACCCCGCCGGAAGACGACCTCCAAGACCTGA
- a CDS encoding SNF2-related protein, with translation MAWKAGMKVVHRAQRAWGVGVVVQVADEGRRLAVRFAGREGITVVSGRDQALVEVPADTPIEQVASGPIEALGSAQPATASAFALRTRVNRLEALRRADSLGALLSSRVHVLPHQVGAAGRILSDRMPRFVLADEVGLGKTVEAGLVFAGMRQLGLAERVLVVVPEHLAFQWLAELFHKFNALFALLTPERIEALGGPEAALARSPHAIVSFEALRADPDLSEAAADLPLDLVVVDEAHHLAEDALHDRVAPICRASFGVLLLTATPVRLDPREYFRLLSLVEPVPSTSLDDFLARLEQHEAYAQVARELLAGGDLAAAAERLRALAPDDPVFSKAPPALDRAALLAHLAERYGLSARLIRNRRVKVGAFTSRVLRRVDVGEGEKPKALVDLCAGLARGGEKVLVFGGDLEALRGLQGGLAEAGLEALLYDDAPSLEARDRLVARFRDPEGPMLLLSGESGGEGRNFQFAHHLVCADLPASPLVLEQRIGRLDRLGQTRPVEIHVPVEPGDEAFLADLYEKEIGIFDEPVGGLDAVLASLPEELAALQRKRSDRTRDAFRKDLAKRVAAARKAQHEGDPLLDIRSASLPELGRLVRGAFERMGEDAPEGIDGGDGAGAALEQSLITLSRWLEEELEDVCADVGRRVGMDVDTDQNVQPFEVSFTLGSGMRIEALPGMQIPDEPETFVGSFWRETAVARDELHWYATGHKLVEALLGLVRDGDAGRSAAVKREWAPRRGGLYARFEPRLATAADVAPGARVASRQASRYLDLSPIAVVVDLEAGNRVLPGAAHRLEDEIDDVQDARVGAPPPAALEAARAAAEREARLVMERRREEAVGLLLAHADAEEERLIEAAFAGGAPRERIDGALAVLRHHRDVVAKSIERVKLDLDAAALIVP, from the coding sequence ATGGCCTGGAAAGCAGGGATGAAGGTGGTCCACCGCGCCCAGCGGGCATGGGGCGTGGGGGTGGTGGTGCAGGTCGCCGACGAGGGCCGCCGCCTGGCGGTCCGGTTCGCGGGCCGCGAGGGCATCACGGTGGTCTCGGGCCGCGATCAGGCGCTGGTCGAGGTCCCGGCGGACACGCCGATCGAGCAGGTGGCCTCGGGACCGATCGAGGCGCTGGGCTCGGCCCAGCCGGCGACGGCCTCGGCGTTCGCGCTCCGCACCCGCGTGAACCGCCTGGAGGCGCTGCGCCGCGCGGACTCGCTCGGCGCGCTGCTCTCCTCGCGCGTGCACGTCCTGCCGCACCAGGTGGGCGCGGCGGGGCGCATCCTGTCCGATCGCATGCCGCGCTTCGTCCTGGCGGACGAGGTGGGCCTGGGCAAGACGGTCGAGGCGGGCCTGGTGTTCGCGGGCATGCGGCAGCTCGGCCTCGCCGAGCGCGTGCTGGTGGTCGTCCCGGAGCACCTCGCGTTCCAGTGGCTGGCGGAGCTGTTCCACAAGTTCAACGCGCTGTTCGCGCTCCTCACCCCGGAGCGGATCGAGGCGCTGGGCGGCCCGGAGGCGGCGCTCGCCCGCTCGCCGCACGCGATCGTCTCCTTCGAGGCGCTCCGCGCCGACCCGGACCTGTCCGAGGCCGCGGCGGACCTGCCGCTCGACCTCGTGGTGGTGGACGAGGCCCACCACCTCGCCGAGGACGCGCTGCACGACCGGGTCGCGCCGATCTGCCGCGCCTCCTTCGGCGTGCTGCTGCTCACCGCCACGCCGGTCCGCCTGGATCCGCGCGAGTACTTCCGCCTGCTCTCCCTGGTCGAGCCGGTCCCCTCCACCTCGCTCGACGACTTCCTCGCCCGCCTGGAGCAGCACGAGGCCTACGCGCAGGTGGCCCGCGAGCTCCTCGCCGGCGGCGACCTCGCCGCGGCGGCGGAGCGGCTGCGCGCGCTGGCGCCGGACGACCCGGTGTTCTCGAAGGCGCCGCCGGCGCTCGACCGCGCCGCGCTGCTCGCGCACCTCGCCGAGCGCTACGGCCTGTCCGCCCGGCTCATCCGCAACCGCCGCGTGAAGGTGGGCGCGTTCACCTCCCGCGTGCTCCGCCGCGTGGACGTGGGCGAGGGCGAGAAGCCGAAGGCGCTGGTGGACCTCTGCGCCGGGCTCGCGCGCGGGGGCGAGAAGGTGCTCGTGTTCGGCGGCGACCTCGAGGCGCTGCGCGGGCTGCAGGGCGGGCTCGCCGAGGCGGGGCTGGAGGCGCTGCTCTACGACGACGCGCCCTCGCTCGAGGCGCGCGACCGGCTGGTGGCCCGCTTCCGCGATCCGGAGGGCCCCATGTTGCTGCTCTCCGGCGAGTCCGGCGGCGAGGGGCGCAACTTCCAGTTCGCGCACCACCTCGTGTGCGCCGACCTGCCGGCGTCGCCGCTCGTGCTCGAGCAGCGCATCGGGCGGCTCGACCGGCTGGGCCAGACGCGGCCGGTCGAGATCCACGTGCCGGTGGAGCCGGGCGACGAGGCGTTCCTGGCCGACCTGTACGAGAAGGAGATCGGCATCTTCGACGAGCCGGTGGGCGGCCTGGACGCGGTGCTGGCCTCGCTGCCGGAGGAGCTGGCGGCGCTGCAGCGCAAGCGCTCCGACCGCACCCGCGACGCGTTCCGGAAGGACCTCGCGAAGCGCGTCGCCGCCGCCCGCAAGGCGCAGCACGAGGGCGATCCGCTCCTCGACATCCGCTCCGCGTCGCTGCCCGAGCTGGGCCGCCTCGTACGCGGCGCGTTCGAGCGCATGGGCGAGGACGCGCCCGAGGGCATCGACGGCGGCGACGGAGCGGGGGCCGCGCTGGAGCAGTCGCTCATCACGCTCTCGCGCTGGCTGGAGGAGGAGCTGGAGGACGTCTGCGCCGACGTGGGGCGCCGTGTCGGCATGGACGTGGACACCGACCAGAACGTCCAGCCGTTCGAGGTGTCGTTCACGCTCGGCTCGGGCATGCGCATCGAGGCGCTGCCGGGGATGCAGATCCCCGACGAGCCGGAGACGTTCGTGGGGAGCTTCTGGCGCGAGACGGCGGTGGCCCGCGACGAGCTGCACTGGTACGCGACCGGCCACAAGCTGGTGGAGGCGCTGCTCGGGCTGGTGCGCGACGGCGACGCGGGGCGGAGCGCGGCGGTGAAGCGGGAGTGGGCGCCGCGCCGGGGCGGCCTGTACGCGCGCTTCGAGCCGCGCCTCGCCACCGCCGCCGACGTGGCGCCGGGCGCGCGGGTCGCCTCGCGGCAGGCGTCGCGCTACCTCGACCTCTCGCCCATCGCGGTGGTGGTGGACCTGGAGGCGGGGAACCGGGTGCTGCCCGGCGCCGCGCACCGGCTCGAGGACGAGATCGACGACGTGCAGGACGCGCGGGTGGGCGCGCCGCCGCCGGCCGCGCTGGAGGCGGCCCGCGCGGCCGCGGAGCGCGAGGCGCGGCTGGTGATGGAGCGGCGCCGCGAGGAGGCGGTGGGCCTGCTCCTCGCGCACGCCGACGCCGAGGAGGAGCGGCTCATCGAGGCCGCGTTCGCGGGCGGCGCGCCGCGCGAGCGGATCGACGGGGCGCTGGCGGTGCTGCGCCACCACCGCGACGTGGTGGCGAAGTCCATCGAGCGGGTGAAGCTCGACCTCGACGCGGCGGCGCTGATCGTGCCCTGA
- the argE gene encoding acetylornithine deacetylase: MDLVPLLRSLVALDTTSARTNLPALDLLEREAHAAGFVTRRQRWTDAAGVEKGNLVCRRGPDVPGGLALVGHTDCVPFDPEWKEALSGEVVDGRLVGRGSADTKAFLAAALTAARAARPGRLPLTLVFTADEEIGCLGAKKLLAEGALHPAHAIVGEPTRLTPIRAHKGYCAVEVVVSGIEGHSAYPEVGASAIHHVGRLWPELEAIGADLTRETDQAFSPPYTTWNVGVIRGGKARNIIAGECRFTFEWRPLPGHDPRRALRLLEDACARLAAASGGKVAVKVIPLRTDAAAVTPPGAEIVRFLEAESGNEAATVPFGTELPELIGMGAEACVFGPGDIREAHRTGESVPLDQVERAVTILGNAIARFCA, translated from the coding sequence ATGGATCTCGTCCCGCTGCTCCGGTCCCTGGTCGCGCTCGACACGACCTCCGCCCGCACCAACCTGCCCGCGCTCGACCTGCTCGAGCGCGAGGCGCACGCCGCCGGCTTCGTCACCCGCCGCCAGCGCTGGACCGACGCCGCCGGGGTCGAGAAGGGCAACCTCGTCTGCCGCCGCGGGCCCGACGTGCCGGGCGGGCTCGCGCTGGTGGGGCACACCGACTGCGTGCCGTTCGACCCCGAGTGGAAGGAGGCGCTCTCGGGCGAGGTGGTGGACGGCCGGCTCGTCGGCCGCGGCTCCGCCGACACGAAGGCGTTCCTCGCCGCCGCGCTCACCGCGGCGCGCGCCGCCCGGCCCGGGCGCCTCCCGCTCACGCTGGTGTTCACCGCCGACGAGGAGATCGGCTGCCTGGGCGCGAAGAAGCTGCTCGCCGAGGGCGCGCTCCACCCGGCCCACGCCATCGTGGGCGAGCCCACCCGGCTCACGCCCATCCGCGCGCACAAGGGCTACTGCGCGGTGGAGGTGGTGGTGAGCGGGATCGAGGGGCACAGCGCGTACCCCGAGGTCGGCGCCTCCGCCATCCACCACGTGGGCCGGCTCTGGCCGGAGCTCGAGGCCATCGGCGCGGACCTGACCCGCGAGACCGACCAGGCGTTCTCGCCGCCGTACACCACCTGGAACGTGGGCGTCATCCGCGGCGGCAAGGCCCGCAACATCATCGCCGGAGAGTGCCGCTTCACGTTCGAGTGGCGGCCGCTCCCCGGGCACGATCCCAGGCGCGCGCTGCGCCTGCTCGAGGACGCCTGCGCGCGGCTGGCGGCGGCGAGCGGCGGCAAGGTCGCGGTGAAGGTGATCCCGCTCCGCACCGACGCGGCCGCGGTGACGCCGCCCGGCGCGGAGATCGTCCGCTTCCTCGAGGCGGAGAGCGGGAACGAGGCCGCCACGGTGCCGTTCGGCACCGAGCTGCCCGAGCTCATCGGCATGGGCGCCGAGGCGTGCGTGTTCGGGCCGGGCGACATCCGCGAGGCGCACCGCACCGGTGAGTCGGTGCCGCTCGACCAGGTCGAGCGGGCGGTGACGATCCTCGGGAACGCCATCGCGCGCTTCTGCGCGTGA
- a CDS encoding formimidoylglutamate deiminase, whose product MTTAQAFQPELLLAGGSLHEGAALSVKDGVVAAIGPPLPGFQRVPLPGRILVPGFVSAHGHSFQRALRGRTEARAGAGGRSDFWGWRSAMYAAARRLDPDLLEAVARLAFFELARAGVTCAGEFHYLHLDPDGRPYADPAELELRVVRAARAVGLRIVLLRAAYARAGAGTEPDPAQRRFVEPSPEVFLERLEHLARQLRNDDGVRVGIAPHSVRACPPAWLSALAGAARARDLPLHVHAAEQPAEVAACRAEHGRSPVQLLADAGALEARTTLVHAIHLDDADVAAIGRAGATVCACPLTERNLGDGVVPADRLVAAGARLALGVDAHAEADPLGEARALELQLRLVRGERAVLDGPPGTLAARLFDAATAGGMASLGLEGGRLAVGEPADFVLVDVDDPSIAGGERDALLPSLVFGAQPGAVRSTFVAGEPVVEDGWAPPGRPTGAELLKDFRAAMRALWGGA is encoded by the coding sequence GTGACCACCGCGCAGGCGTTCCAGCCCGAGCTCCTCCTCGCCGGCGGCTCCCTCCACGAGGGGGCCGCGCTCTCGGTCAAGGACGGCGTCGTCGCCGCCATCGGGCCGCCGCTGCCCGGGTTCCAGCGCGTCCCGCTCCCCGGGCGCATCCTGGTCCCCGGCTTCGTGTCCGCCCACGGCCACTCCTTCCAGCGCGCGCTGCGCGGCCGCACCGAGGCGCGCGCGGGCGCCGGCGGGCGGAGCGACTTCTGGGGGTGGCGCTCGGCCATGTACGCCGCCGCGCGCCGGCTCGACCCCGACCTGCTCGAGGCGGTGGCCCGCCTCGCGTTCTTCGAGCTGGCCCGGGCCGGCGTCACCTGCGCCGGCGAGTTCCACTACCTGCACCTCGACCCCGACGGCCGGCCCTACGCCGATCCCGCCGAGCTCGAGCTGCGCGTGGTCCGCGCCGCCCGCGCGGTGGGCCTGCGCATCGTGCTGCTCCGCGCCGCGTACGCGCGCGCCGGCGCCGGGACCGAGCCGGATCCGGCGCAGCGCCGCTTCGTGGAGCCGTCGCCGGAGGTGTTCCTGGAGCGGCTCGAGCACCTCGCCCGCCAGCTCCGCAACGACGACGGCGTCCGGGTCGGCATCGCGCCGCACAGCGTCCGGGCCTGCCCGCCGGCCTGGCTCTCGGCGCTCGCCGGCGCGGCCCGGGCGCGCGACCTGCCGCTGCACGTGCACGCCGCCGAGCAGCCGGCCGAGGTCGCGGCCTGCCGGGCCGAGCACGGCAGGAGCCCGGTGCAGCTCCTCGCCGACGCCGGCGCGCTCGAGGCCCGCACCACGCTCGTGCACGCGATCCACCTCGACGACGCCGACGTCGCGGCCATCGGCCGCGCCGGCGCCACCGTCTGCGCCTGCCCGCTGACCGAGCGCAACCTGGGCGACGGGGTGGTCCCGGCCGACCGGCTGGTGGCGGCGGGGGCGCGCCTGGCGCTCGGGGTGGACGCGCACGCCGAGGCCGACCCGCTCGGCGAGGCCCGGGCGCTCGAGCTGCAGCTCCGGCTGGTGCGCGGCGAGCGGGCGGTGCTGGACGGGCCGCCGGGCACGCTCGCGGCGCGGCTCTTCGACGCGGCCACGGCCGGCGGGATGGCGTCGCTCGGGCTCGAGGGCGGGCGGCTCGCGGTGGGCGAGCCGGCCGACTTCGTGCTCGTGGACGTGGACGACCCTTCCATCGCCGGGGGCGAGCGGGACGCGCTGCTGCCCTCGCTCGTGTTCGGCGCGCAGCCCGGGGCGGTGCGGAGCACGTTCGTGGCAGGGGAGCCGGTGGTCGAGGACGGGTGGGCGCCGCCGGGGCGACCCACCGGCGCGGAGCTGCTGAAGGACTTCCGCGCCGCCATGCGCGCCCTGTGGGGCGGCGCGTGA
- the dapF gene encoding diaminopimelate epimerase, with the protein MMRRVPLPFVKYHGLGNDFVVVDGPLMDAARARRICDRRRGVGADGVLTVLPPRTAGATATMHIFNSDGSVAAMCGNGIRCVARHLADTRGLDGDLVVDTDSGPKRCTIHRGPGGAVEAVSVEMGPARLEGEQEFRVGGEALRALRVSMGNPHAVLFDAPERARALAVGPALERLVPGGVNVGFARPGPSGIDLVVWERGAGLTDACGTGACAAAVAAVSRGLARAGAPVEVRLPGGALAITVAPDLVGVTMRGPAERAFTGETDL; encoded by the coding sequence ATGATGCGCCGCGTGCCGCTGCCCTTCGTGAAGTATCACGGCCTCGGGAACGACTTCGTGGTGGTGGACGGGCCGCTCATGGACGCCGCGCGCGCCCGGCGGATCTGCGACCGCCGCCGCGGCGTGGGCGCCGACGGCGTGCTCACCGTCCTGCCGCCGCGCACCGCCGGCGCCACCGCCACCATGCACATCTTCAACTCCGACGGCTCGGTGGCCGCCATGTGCGGGAACGGCATCCGCTGCGTGGCCCGGCACCTCGCCGACACGCGCGGCCTCGACGGCGACCTCGTCGTCGACACCGACTCCGGGCCGAAGCGCTGCACCATCCACCGCGGCCCGGGCGGCGCGGTGGAGGCGGTCTCGGTGGAGATGGGCCCGGCGCGGCTCGAGGGCGAGCAGGAGTTCCGGGTGGGCGGCGAGGCGCTCCGGGCGCTGCGCGTGTCGATGGGCAACCCGCACGCGGTGCTGTTCGACGCGCCGGAGCGGGCGCGGGCGCTCGCGGTCGGACCCGCGCTCGAGCGGCTGGTGCCGGGCGGCGTGAACGTCGGCTTCGCCCGGCCCGGCCCGTCGGGCATCGACCTGGTGGTCTGGGAGCGCGGCGCGGGGCTGACCGACGCCTGCGGCACCGGGGCCTGCGCCGCGGCGGTGGCCGCGGTCTCGCGCGGCCTCGCCCGCGCCGGCGCGCCGGTGGAGGTCCGGCTGCCGGGCGGCGCGCTCGCCATCACCGTGGCCCCCGATCTCGTCGGCGTCACCATGCGCGGCCCGGCCGAGCGCGCCTTCACCGGCGAGACGGACCTCTAG